A stretch of Endozoicomonas sp. SCSIO W0465 DNA encodes these proteins:
- a CDS encoding ABC transporter permease encodes MTRFKLNPLNQRRWQNFKQNRRGYISLWIFSTLFVITLLAEVVANDKPLLLWYEGSPYFPTFVIYPETTFGGEFELEMDYRQDFARELIEPKGWMLWPPIRYSYDTINYARIAPAHPSLDNWLGTDDQGRDVLARVIYGFRISVLFGLALTFFSTVIGVAVGALQGFYGGKIDLFGQRFIEIWSGMPNLYLLIILSSFVEPGFWWLLGIMLLFQWMALVDVVRAEFLRGRNLEYVRAARALGMTNGRLMFRHILPNAMIATVTFMPFILTGAITTLTSLDFLGFGLPAGSPSLGELIAQGKNNLQAPWLGITAFLVMSIMLTLLVFIGEACRDALDPRKYYSN; translated from the coding sequence ATGACAAGATTCAAACTTAATCCGCTCAACCAGCGTCGTTGGCAGAATTTCAAGCAGAATCGCCGGGGTTATATTTCACTCTGGATATTCAGCACGCTCTTTGTGATTACCCTGCTGGCAGAGGTGGTTGCTAACGATAAGCCGCTGCTGCTCTGGTATGAGGGCAGTCCCTATTTCCCGACCTTCGTCATCTATCCGGAAACCACTTTCGGCGGCGAGTTTGAACTGGAGATGGACTACCGACAGGACTTCGCCAGAGAGCTGATCGAGCCCAAAGGGTGGATGCTATGGCCGCCCATTCGCTACAGTTACGACACCATCAATTACGCCCGTATTGCGCCCGCCCACCCTTCTCTTGATAACTGGCTGGGCACAGACGATCAGGGTCGTGATGTCCTCGCGCGGGTTATATACGGCTTCCGCATTTCGGTACTTTTTGGTTTGGCATTGACCTTTTTCAGCACCGTCATCGGTGTTGCAGTTGGTGCTCTTCAGGGCTTTTACGGTGGCAAGATCGATCTGTTCGGACAACGGTTTATTGAGATCTGGTCAGGTATGCCCAACCTCTACCTGCTGATCATCCTTTCCAGTTTTGTCGAGCCCGGTTTCTGGTGGTTGCTGGGGATCATGCTGTTATTCCAGTGGATGGCACTGGTTGATGTGGTGCGCGCCGAGTTTCTCCGGGGCAGAAACCTGGAGTATGTTCGAGCCGCCAGGGCTCTCGGGATGACCAATGGGCGCCTGATGTTCCGGCATATTTTACCCAACGCCATGATCGCTACCGTCACGTTTATGCCCTTTATTCTGACGGGGGCCATTACCACCCTCACCTCTCTGGATTTCCTGGGTTTCGGCCTGCCTGCAGGCTCCCCTTCCCTTGGCGAATTGATTGCCCAGGGCAAAAACAACCTTCAGGCGCCCTGGCTGGGTATCACGGCATTTCTGGTCATGTCCATTATGCTGACGTTACTGGTGTTTATTGGTGAAGCGTGCAGAGATGCACTGGACCCAAGAAAATACTATTCAAACTAA
- a CDS encoding microcin C ABC transporter permease YejB translates to MSSYILRRLALMIPTLFGIMLVNFVIIQAAPGGPVEQMIAKLEGFEVNAISRIGGSGNSEVQQMSLDESGEYRGRRGLDPELIKDIEKLYGFDKPAHERFLQMIKNYLTFNFGDSFFRDAKVVDLIREKLPVSISLGLWSTLIIYLISIPLGIRKALKHGSRFDIWSSAIITTGYAIPSFLLAILLIVLFAGGSYWNVFPLRGLVSDNFDELSLVGQIRDYIWHMILPIICMVISGFATLTMLTKNSFLDEIHKQYVQTARAKGLDDHKVLYGHIFRNAMLLVISGFPAALIGILFTSSLLIEIIFSLDGLGLLGYEAAINRDYPVVFGSLYIFTLLGMLIKLVGDLTYVAVDPRIDFEARD, encoded by the coding sequence ATGAGCAGCTACATTTTGCGACGGCTTGCCCTGATGATCCCAACCCTGTTCGGGATCATGCTGGTTAATTTTGTCATCATTCAGGCAGCCCCCGGTGGCCCTGTAGAGCAGATGATTGCCAAGCTTGAAGGGTTCGAAGTCAATGCCATCAGTCGAATCGGAGGCTCCGGCAATTCCGAAGTACAGCAGATGAGCCTGGATGAAAGTGGCGAATACCGTGGACGCAGAGGTCTTGACCCGGAACTGATCAAAGATATCGAGAAACTGTACGGTTTTGACAAGCCCGCCCATGAACGGTTTCTACAGATGATCAAAAACTACCTTACCTTTAACTTTGGAGACTCCTTTTTCCGCGATGCCAAAGTAGTAGACCTTATCAGGGAGAAGCTGCCGGTTTCTATTTCACTGGGCCTCTGGAGTACCCTGATCATCTACCTGATCTCCATTCCACTGGGCATTCGCAAGGCATTGAAACACGGCAGTCGGTTCGATATCTGGTCAAGCGCTATCATCACCACAGGGTATGCAATCCCAAGCTTTCTTTTGGCCATTCTGTTAATTGTGCTCTTTGCCGGCGGCAGTTACTGGAACGTTTTTCCACTGAGAGGCCTGGTATCAGACAACTTCGACGAGTTAAGCCTGGTAGGTCAGATCCGGGATTATATCTGGCACATGATTCTTCCCATTATCTGTATGGTCATCAGTGGTTTTGCCACGCTGACCATGCTGACCAAAAATTCATTTCTGGATGAAATCCACAAACAGTATGTGCAAACGGCCAGAGCCAAAGGATTGGACGATCATAAGGTACTGTATGGCCATATTTTCCGTAATGCCATGCTACTGGTGATTTCCGGCTTCCCTGCGGCGTTGATTGGCATTCTGTTTACCAGCTCATTACTGATTGAAATTATTTTCTCTCTGGATGGGCTCGGCTTGCTCGGGTATGAAGCTGCCATCAACCGCGATTATCCCGTGGTTTTTGGCTCTCTTTATATCTTCACCCTGCTGGGTATGCTGATCAAACTCGTCGGTGACCTTACTTATGTTGCCGTTGACCCCCGTATTGATTTCGAAGCCAGAGACTGA
- a CDS encoding ABC transporter ATP-binding protein produces the protein MKRAEMHWTQENTIQTKERQIEHRIFMDNPLLAINNLRICFQQGEHSVEAVKGVSFSVNCKETVGLVGESGSGKSITALSILQLLPENAHYSGDILFANEALLDLSQSQMRNIRGHKISMIFQEPMTALNPLHTIEKQIGEVLGIHLGLKNRAATAKTLELLELVGIRNAKSRLKAYPHELSGGQRQRAMIAMALACEPTLLIADEPTTALDVTVQRQILSLLADLQQKLGMAILFISHDLNLIRHVSDRICVMKDGEIVEQGVTESVFSAPQHPYTIDLLNAEPDGEPEPLSENPTNLLTGEKIRVWFPIKKGFFKKTVGYVKAVTDLSLTINLGETVGIVGESGSGKTTLGMALLKLQTSEGLIQFEETSIDNMNQKQFRPLRREMQIVFQDPFGSLSPRMTVADIVGEGLDIHKLATETNREELIIAALNDVGLDPEYRHRYPHEFSGGQRQRISIARALALKPKLIVLDEPTSALDRTVQSQIIDLLRNLQKKYHLSYIFISHDLAVVKAMSHRIIVMQGGEIVEQGNTQQIFNQPLEAYTQELISAAFEARKQRTTPP, from the coding sequence GTGAAGCGTGCAGAGATGCACTGGACCCAAGAAAATACTATTCAAACTAAAGAGCGACAAATAGAGCATCGAATCTTTATGGATAATCCATTATTGGCCATTAACAATCTCAGGATTTGCTTTCAACAAGGCGAGCACAGTGTTGAAGCCGTTAAAGGTGTTTCGTTCTCTGTGAATTGCAAAGAAACCGTTGGCCTGGTCGGGGAGTCCGGCTCTGGCAAATCCATTACTGCGCTGAGCATTCTGCAACTGCTTCCGGAAAATGCCCATTACTCCGGAGACATACTTTTTGCCAATGAGGCCCTGCTCGATTTATCCCAATCACAAATGCGCAACATTCGTGGACACAAGATCAGCATGATCTTTCAGGAGCCGATGACAGCACTCAATCCACTTCATACCATCGAAAAGCAGATAGGCGAAGTACTGGGTATACACCTTGGCCTGAAAAACAGGGCAGCAACGGCAAAGACACTTGAATTGTTGGAACTGGTGGGTATCCGTAATGCAAAAAGCCGTTTGAAGGCCTATCCCCATGAGTTGTCCGGTGGACAGCGACAGCGGGCAATGATTGCCATGGCCCTTGCCTGTGAGCCAACACTGCTGATCGCCGATGAACCAACAACCGCGCTGGACGTTACCGTTCAACGACAAATTCTCAGTCTGCTGGCAGACCTTCAACAGAAACTGGGCATGGCCATTCTATTTATCAGTCATGATCTTAACCTGATTCGTCATGTTTCGGATCGAATCTGTGTGATGAAAGACGGTGAGATTGTTGAGCAAGGCGTTACCGAGTCCGTATTCAGTGCACCTCAGCACCCCTACACCATCGACCTGCTCAATGCCGAACCGGATGGGGAACCTGAGCCACTGAGCGAAAACCCCACAAACCTGTTAACTGGCGAAAAGATCAGAGTCTGGTTCCCAATCAAAAAAGGCTTTTTCAAAAAAACAGTGGGTTACGTAAAGGCCGTCACTGATTTGTCGCTAACCATCAACCTGGGCGAAACAGTTGGCATTGTGGGTGAGTCCGGTTCCGGTAAAACAACGCTGGGTATGGCACTGCTGAAACTACAGACATCCGAAGGCCTGATACAGTTTGAAGAGACCAGCATCGACAACATGAACCAGAAGCAGTTCAGGCCATTGCGACGGGAAATGCAGATCGTATTTCAGGACCCATTTGGCAGTCTCAGCCCGCGTATGACCGTTGCTGACATTGTCGGTGAAGGTCTGGACATTCATAAACTGGCCACTGAAACCAATCGTGAGGAACTGATCATTGCGGCATTGAATGATGTTGGCCTTGACCCGGAGTACCGCCACCGTTATCCCCACGAATTTTCCGGTGGTCAGCGACAGCGTATTTCCATTGCCAGGGCTCTTGCTCTTAAGCCTAAACTGATTGTTCTGGACGAGCCAACGTCAGCCCTGGACAGAACCGTCCAATCACAGATCATTGATTTACTGCGTAACCTGCAAAAAAAATACCACCTCAGTTATATTTTTATCAGCCATGACCTTGCCGTGGTTAAAGCAATGAGTCATCGAATTATCGTGATGCAGGGGGGAGAGATTGTCGAGCAGGGAAATACCCAACAGATTTTTAACCAACCTTTGGAAGCCTATACCCAAGAGTTAATCAGTGCTGCTTTTGAAGCACGGAAACAGCGAACGACTCCCCCATAG